The genome window CGCAGGCTTTATAGATTTTTACTACGCCTGCAACGGCAGCTTTGTTTACGACATCGCCATCGCCATCAACGACTGGGCGCGCACCGCCAACAACCACATAGACCCCACCCTGCAACACGCCTTCCTAAACGGCTACCAAAGCATCCGCCGCCTAACCCCCGCCGAACAAGACTACCTGCCCACTGCCTACCGCGCAGGCTGCGTCCGCTTCTGGGTATCGCGCCTGTTGGATTACCACTTCCCCGCCGAGGGCGAAATGACCTTTATCAAAGACCCCAACGTATTCCGCAATTTATTACTCGCCTACCGCAGCGCGTAAACAAAGGCAGCCTGAAACGGATTTTGTGTTTCAGGCTGCCTATTGTTTTTCTGCCCACAATGGAACGGCGACGGCTCATCGCCATAAACGCTAACCATCCAGCCACCTCATCAACCCAACCGCCCATGTCGGCGAGCCGCCGACGCTCTATCAATAGGCAGCCTGAAAACCCCAAAAGGACACCCCATGCTATTCACTCCACCCCTATCCCAAATCACCACCATAGAAGACCTGCGCCAAATCGCCCGCCGCAAGCTACCCAAAATGTTCTACGAATACGCCGACACAGGCTCGTGGACACAAACCACCTACCACGCCAACGCCGCTGATTTTGCCCCCATCCAATTTCGCCAGCGCGTGCTGGTGGATATGGAAAACCGCAGCCTGAAAACCCAAATGCTCGGGCAAGAAGTCAAAATGCCGCTTGCCATCGCCCCCACAGGGCTAACAGGCATGTTCCACGCCGATGGCGAAATCCTTGCCGCACGCGCCTGCGAAAAATTCGGCATCCCCTACACCCTATCCACCATGTCCATCTGCTCCATCGAAGACGTCGCCGAAAACACCACCGCCCCATTCTGGTTTCAACTTTATGTGATGCGCGACCGCGAATTCATGGCAGACCTCATCCGCCGCGCCAAAGCTGCCCAATGCAGCGCGCTCGTGCTCACCGCCGACTTGCAAATCGTCGGGCAACGCCATCGCGACATCAAAAACGGGCTCACCGTCCCCCCGCGCCCCACCCTCGCCAACCTCATCAACCTTGCCACCAAAATCGAATGGGGGCTGAAAATGCTCAACACCCGGCGGCGCACCTTCCGCAACATCGCAGGGCACGCCAAAGACGTAACCAATCTATCCGAACTCATGCCTTGGGTTGCCAAACAATTTGACCCCAAACTCAGCTGGGACGACATCGCCCACATCAAAGACCTATGGGGCGGCAAACTCATCATCAAAGGCATCCTAGACCCCGAAGACGCCGAAAAAGCCGTGCAACACGGTGCGGATGCCATCATCGTCTCCAACCACGGCGGCAGGCAGCTAGACGGCGCACCATCCAGCATCCGCGCCCTGCCCGCCATCATCCAAGCCGTGGGCAGCCAAACCGAAGTCTGGCTAGACGGCGGCATCCGCACAGGGCAAGACATCCTAAAAGCATGGGCGCTCGGCGCACGCGGCACATTCATCGGCCGCCCCTACCTCTACGGGCTCGCCGCCTACGGCGAAGCAGGCGTAACCCGCGCGCTGGAAATCCTGTACAACGAAATGGATTTGAGCATGGCGTTCACAGGACACCGCGACATCCAAAACGTAACCCGCGAGATATTGGTTAAAGGCAGCTACCCCGAGGCAGCCTGAAAACAGGTAAAGCATTTTCAGGCTGCCCCAACCCTTGATGCAGCCTGAAACAGAACGTGGCGTATCGCCGCCACACCCACTCCATAACCCCAGCCCAAGCCCACCCATTTCAGACTACCCCAAACATCGCAATCCAGCGCAGCAAAGACAGCCTTGCCCCTTTGTTCAAATCTTTGATTTCGCCATGCGAACTTATGCACAGCCAAAGGCGTATATCGCCGCGCAAAGCGCAAGATTGAAACCCCATCCCCAGCCCTTTCTGGCTGCCCATTCCCCCAACCACCCCAAAGAAAGCCTAACCATGACCACCATCCCCCTCAAAAAACTCTACTCCGGCAAAGTCCGCGACCTCTACGAAATCAACGAGCAAACCATGCTTATCGTCGCCAGCGACCGCCTCTCCGCGTTTGATGTCATCCTCAACGAACCCATCCCCCACAAAGGCGAAATCCTCACCCAAATCTCCAACTTCTGGTTCAACAAACTCGCCCACATCATGCCCAACCACTTCACAGGGCAAACCGTGCACGACATCCTGCCCGAAGCAACCGCCCGCGCCATCGCCCAACGCGCCGTCGTCGCCAAACGGCTCACCCCCGTCAAAATAGAAGCCGTGGTGCGCGGCTACCTCAGCGGCAGCGGCTGGAAAGCCTACCAAGCCACAGGCGAAATCTGTGGCATCCAACTGCCCGCTCACCTGCACGAAGCCGAAAAACTGCCCGAAGTCATTTTCACCCCCTCCACCAAAGCCGCAGTGGGCGACCACGACGAAAACATCAGCTTTGAGCGTTGCGCCGACCTAATCGGCAGCGAACTTGCCCAGCAAGTACGCGCCAAAGCCATCCAACTCTACACCGAAGCCGCTGCCTACGCTGCCACCCGCGGCATCATCATCGCCGACACCAAATTTGAATTCGGGCTGGATGCCAACGGCACGCTCACCCTGATGGACGAAGTGCTCACCCCCGATTCCAGCCGCTTCTGGGCGGCGCAAAGCTACCAAGTCGGCAGCAATCCCCCGTCGTTTGACAAACAATTTATCCGCGACTGGCTGGAACGCAGCGGCTGGAACAAACAGCCCCCCGCCCCCGCTATCCCCGAAGATGTGCTGGCAAAAACCGTTGCCAAGTATCAAGAAGCCCTACGGTTGCTTACGGCGTAATAATTTTCAGGCTGCCTTTGATGTTTCGCAAAGGCAGCCTGAAACGCTTGTAGAACCTAAGTAGGTTGGGCATTTATGCCCGACGTTTTTAGTGGCGTATTATAGTCGTCCCAATTAAGCCTTATACAGCGTTGGCTCGCCTTGCTGTACTACTTGTACTATCTGCGGCTCACCGCCTTGTCTAAGTCTTAATTGGAACGACTATAGATAAATAGGTCAGCGTTTGTCGGGCATAAATGCCCGACCTACCAACTGGGCATGGTGTTCATGGGGGCTTTCGGGTGGTTTCAGGCTGCCTAGTGCAAAAAAATGACTGCTGGATTATAGCAGTCATTTTTTTGCAATTAGATTTCACTAATAGGCAGCCTGGAAATAGAGTAAATCCATTTTCAGGCTGCCTAAGAATTTAAGGCTAATGCTAAAATACCACTCTTTTATGTATTTAGGATAGAACTATGGCACCCAGCACCCAGCACCCAGCACCCAGCACCCAGCACCCAGCACCCAGCACCCAGCACCCAGCACCCAGCACCCAGCACCCAGCACCCAGCACCCAGCAATTTTAATTTAAAATCAAATACTTGTCAAGTTAAAACAGCAGACGGGGGTGTGAAATGACTGCCCGCGACGATCTGTTTTCCCGCTCTGCTCCAAGCGAGGAGCGTCTTTATCTGCTCAAACGGCAGTTTCCCGAATGTTTCGACAAAAACGGCGCGTTTGTGCCCGAACGGCTGGCCGAGAGCCTGCGTTCGGACGGACTGCCCGTGCAGAAAGAATATTATTCCCTCAACTGGCTGGGCAAATCCTACGCCAAAGCCCTGCGCGACGCGCCGCCCGAAACGCTGCTGGCGGAAGACGTCGCCCACAATAGGCAGTCTGAAAACGCCGCCAGCCAAAACCTGCTGCTCAAAGGCGACAACCTTGAAATCCTCAAACACCTGAAACACGCCTATGCCGGCGCGGTGAAGATGATTTACATCGACCCGCCCTACAACACGGGCAGCGACGGCTTTGTGTATCAGGACGACCGCCGGTTCACGCCCGAACAGCTTGCCCGTTTGGGCGGCATGGATTTGGACGAAGCCTGCCGCGTGCTGGAATTTACCGCGAAAAAATCCAATTCCCACAGCGCGTGGCTCACCTTTATGTATCCGCGCCTCTACATCGCCCGCGAGCTTTTGCGCGAAGACG of Kingella oralis contains these proteins:
- a CDS encoding phosphoribosylaminoimidazolesuccinocarboxamide synthase, with protein sequence MTTIPLKKLYSGKVRDLYEINEQTMLIVASDRLSAFDVILNEPIPHKGEILTQISNFWFNKLAHIMPNHFTGQTVHDILPEATARAIAQRAVVAKRLTPVKIEAVVRGYLSGSGWKAYQATGEICGIQLPAHLHEAEKLPEVIFTPSTKAAVGDHDENISFERCADLIGSELAQQVRAKAIQLYTEAAAYAATRGIIIADTKFEFGLDANGTLTLMDEVLTPDSSRFWAAQSYQVGSNPPSFDKQFIRDWLERSGWNKQPPAPAIPEDVLAKTVAKYQEALRLLTA
- a CDS encoding alpha-hydroxy acid oxidase — protein: MLFTPPLSQITTIEDLRQIARRKLPKMFYEYADTGSWTQTTYHANAADFAPIQFRQRVLVDMENRSLKTQMLGQEVKMPLAIAPTGLTGMFHADGEILAARACEKFGIPYTLSTMSICSIEDVAENTTAPFWFQLYVMRDREFMADLIRRAKAAQCSALVLTADLQIVGQRHRDIKNGLTVPPRPTLANLINLATKIEWGLKMLNTRRRTFRNIAGHAKDVTNLSELMPWVAKQFDPKLSWDDIAHIKDLWGGKLIIKGILDPEDAEKAVQHGADAIIVSNHGGRQLDGAPSSIRALPAIIQAVGSQTEVWLDGGIRTGQDILKAWALGARGTFIGRPYLYGLAAYGEAGVTRALEILYNEMDLSMAFTGHRDIQNVTREILVKGSYPEAA